One genomic region from Bufo bufo chromosome 3, aBufBuf1.1, whole genome shotgun sequence encodes:
- the LOC120994023 gene encoding ankyrin repeat domain-containing protein 49-like: MSSVFQTTTLQEKDASPQDPGTDNMTEDEIELQEKLDHFPDDFNQLDLLETHRHLIPTGTQSHWPGESEEDEEERTEEWYQTPEENLKDNHKELILFAAENNRVSSHRRILSLHPDLVNVTDEDNYTPLHRASYNGHLAIVRELIAKGADVHTVTVDGWTPLHSACKWNNAVASFLLQNGADINAQTKGSLTPLHLAAANRDCCQLLELLLMNRYIKPQLTNKLGETAYEIARRTDMYHYLFEMADYWT, encoded by the exons ATGTCTAGTGTCTTTCAGACGACCACCTTGCAGGAGAAGGACGCTTCCCCACAGGATCCGGGCACTGACAACATGACCGAGGATGAGATTGAACTGCAAGAAAAACTCGACCACTTTCCAGATGACTTCAACCAGCTGGATCTACTGGAAACCCACCGACATCTGATTCCTACAGGAACCCAGAGCCATTGGCCAGGGGAGTctgaggaagatgaggaggaaaGGACCGAGGAGTGGTACCAGACCCCAGAGGAGAACCTGAAGGACAACCACAAGGAGTTAATACTTTTTGCTGCGGAAAATAACAGAGTAAGTTCACACAG aagaATCCTGTCGCTCCACCCAGATCTTGTGAACGTGACGGATGAAGACAATTACACCCCGCTGCACAGAGCCTCGTACAACGGCCATCTGGCGATAGTGCGGGAGCTGATCGCGAAGGGGGCGGATGTTCACACGGTGACAGTAGATGGGTGGACCCCGCTGCACAGCGCCTGCAAGTGGAATAACGCGGTCGCCTCCTTCCTGCTCCAGAACGGCGCAGACATCAACGCACAGACTAAGGGCTCCCTAACACCGCTGCACCTGGCCGCCGCCAACAGGGACTGCTGCCAGCTCCTAGAGCTCCTCCTCATGAATCGCTACATCAAACCCCAACTGACCAATAAGTTGGGGGAGACGGCTTATGAGATCGCCCGGCGCACCGACATGTACCACTACCTGTTTGAAATGGCAGATTATTGGACCTAG